One Nocardia iowensis DNA window includes the following coding sequences:
- a CDS encoding helix-turn-helix domain-containing protein — MAVDSGLVAADIDLFGLAQIVAQNAGGMVSIEDPQSHVLAYSASDEAADQMRVMSILGREGPREYLAVLRKWGVFDRLRRTDEVIDVPAHEELNIKRRLVVSVRHPADGAARAPRVLGAIWLQQGDRPFKPDAAEILRGAAAIAARLISRSLDAPSTEALLVQRLFGAGAPVDVATVASALNLPLTGPAAVVGFALTATETAPATEPSALGNMLRLRASSFRNDSVTATLGDRVYVLLPSYKAAHAVTAWTRQLVEQLESKRALALRAAIACPVADLSSVADARREVDRVLDSTIATYPRGRVTTLAESRTAVLLGEILDLVGTRPELHDPRLRALSDYDLKHSASLRESVDIYLREHGDVRNAATALQVHPNTLRYRIRRVEDILRIDLTDPADRLLLEIQLALHRREHGRDGGSTPR; from the coding sequence GTGGCTGTTGATAGTGGGCTTGTTGCCGCGGACATCGACCTGTTCGGTCTTGCGCAGATCGTTGCGCAGAACGCGGGTGGCATGGTGTCGATCGAAGACCCGCAGTCCCATGTGCTGGCATATTCGGCCTCCGACGAGGCCGCCGACCAGATGCGGGTGATGTCGATCCTGGGTAGGGAAGGGCCGCGCGAGTACCTGGCGGTGCTGCGGAAGTGGGGAGTGTTCGACCGGTTGCGGCGCACCGATGAGGTCATCGATGTGCCCGCGCACGAAGAGTTGAACATCAAGCGCAGGCTCGTGGTCAGCGTCCGGCATCCGGCCGACGGGGCCGCGCGGGCGCCGCGCGTGCTCGGCGCGATCTGGTTACAGCAGGGCGATCGGCCGTTCAAACCGGACGCGGCGGAGATCCTGCGCGGCGCCGCGGCCATCGCGGCCCGCCTCATCTCACGCAGCCTCGACGCGCCGTCCACCGAAGCGCTACTCGTGCAACGGCTGTTCGGTGCGGGCGCCCCCGTCGACGTCGCGACCGTGGCGAGCGCGCTGAACCTGCCGCTGACCGGTCCGGCCGCCGTGGTCGGGTTCGCCCTCACCGCCACCGAAACCGCGCCCGCCACTGAACCTTCGGCGCTGGGCAACATGCTTCGCCTGCGCGCCAGCTCATTTCGCAACGACTCGGTGACCGCCACCCTCGGCGACCGGGTCTACGTGCTGTTGCCGAGCTACAAGGCCGCGCATGCCGTCACCGCGTGGACCCGCCAACTGGTCGAGCAGCTCGAATCCAAACGCGCACTGGCGCTTCGGGCGGCCATCGCCTGCCCCGTCGCCGACCTGAGCAGTGTCGCGGATGCCAGGCGCGAGGTCGACCGGGTCCTCGACAGCACCATCGCCACCTATCCGAGAGGCCGGGTCACCACCCTCGCCGAATCCCGCACCGCCGTCCTGCTCGGCGAAATCCTCGACCTCGTCGGCACTCGCCCCGAATTGCACGATCCCCGCCTGCGCGCACTCTCCGACTATGACCTCAAACATTCCGCGAGCCTGCGCGAAAGTGTGGACATCTATCTTCGGGAACACGGCGATGTGCGCAACGCCGCCACCGCCCTGCAGGTACACCCGAATACCTTGCGCTACCGCATTCGTCGAGTCGAAGACATCCTTCGGATAGACCTCACCGATCCCGCCGACCGGCTGTTGCTGGAGATTCAGCTCGCGTTGCATCGGCGGGAACACGGGCGGGACGGTGGGTCCACGCCCCGCTGA
- a CDS encoding glycosyltransferase family 2 protein, which produces MSLLDTIVRTVGFVVFVITMLYNAPLLVVGILFARRSDASLRAQLALKAGPPVELPPGWRVFVLVPCLNEERVIANTVHCLLDSQPGVEVIVIDDGSDDGTAELARAAGGDRIAVVHRTLPEARRGKGAALNAGLRHVRRRVEKEALDPARVLVCVLDADGRMTPGAAARVTELFERPEVGGVQLAVRIRGRGKMALRFQDVEFWGLSALCQFGRVAMGSVGMGGNGQFTRLSALDEVGEQPWSDSVTEDLDLGISLAVAGWTVTSTTSAFVSQQGLTDPRRLLRQRTRWYQGHIMAVTRLPELWRGSGIRPGVRLDLTGYLLVPYLMTLPWSIVQQYLLVSLVCRHDMGLFGLADGPMWLVVLSGVGWYVASFAGYLALAVMYWRRTDDVPLWKSAAYLHGQLLWNYVGFIAAWRAVWRILTRRVGWTKSERAVEAPLMTTERAAIPS; this is translated from the coding sequence GTGAGCCTGCTGGATACCATTGTTCGAACCGTCGGCTTTGTCGTGTTCGTGATCACGATGCTCTATAACGCGCCGCTGCTCGTCGTCGGAATCCTGTTCGCCCGCCGCTCGGATGCGTCGCTGCGGGCGCAGCTCGCGCTGAAAGCGGGACCGCCTGTCGAGCTGCCGCCGGGCTGGCGGGTGTTCGTTCTCGTTCCCTGTTTGAACGAGGAACGCGTCATCGCGAATACGGTGCACTGCCTGCTCGATTCCCAGCCCGGAGTCGAGGTGATCGTCATCGACGACGGCAGCGACGACGGTACGGCCGAACTTGCCAGAGCCGCCGGCGGCGACCGAATCGCGGTGGTGCACCGGACACTGCCCGAGGCTCGGCGGGGGAAGGGGGCCGCCCTGAACGCGGGTCTGCGGCACGTCCGCCGCCGCGTCGAGAAGGAGGCCTTGGACCCGGCCCGCGTGCTGGTGTGCGTGCTGGACGCCGATGGTCGGATGACGCCGGGCGCCGCCGCACGAGTGACCGAGCTGTTCGAGCGGCCGGAGGTCGGCGGCGTGCAGCTGGCAGTGCGAATTCGTGGTCGCGGCAAGATGGCCCTGCGGTTCCAGGACGTCGAGTTCTGGGGACTCAGTGCGCTCTGCCAGTTCGGTCGAGTCGCGATGGGTTCGGTCGGGATGGGCGGCAATGGTCAGTTCACCCGCTTGTCCGCGCTGGACGAGGTGGGCGAGCAGCCTTGGTCGGACTCGGTGACCGAAGATCTGGATCTGGGTATCAGCCTGGCGGTGGCGGGTTGGACGGTCACGTCCACCACGAGCGCCTTCGTGTCGCAACAGGGCCTCACCGATCCGCGCCGCCTGCTGCGGCAACGCACCCGTTGGTACCAGGGCCACATCATGGCCGTCACCCGGCTGCCGGAACTATGGCGGGGTTCCGGCATCCGGCCAGGGGTGCGGCTGGACCTCACCGGGTACCTGCTGGTCCCGTATCTGATGACGTTGCCATGGTCCATCGTCCAGCAGTATTTGTTGGTTTCGCTTGTGTGCAGGCACGACATGGGGCTGTTCGGTCTTGCCGACGGCCCGATGTGGCTGGTCGTGCTGAGCGGCGTCGGCTGGTACGTGGCGTCCTTCGCCGGTTACCTGGCCTTGGCCGTGATGTACTGGCGGCGCACCGACGATGTGCCGCTGTGGAAGTCGGCCGCCTACCTGCACGGCCAATTGCTGTGGAACTACGTTGGTTTCATTGCGGCGTGGCGAGCGGTGTGGCGCATCCTCACGCGCCGCGTCGGCTGGACCAAGTCCGAACGCGCCGTCGAAGCGCCCCTCATGACCACCGAGCGGGCGGCCATCCCGTCATGA
- the wecB gene encoding non-hydrolyzing UDP-N-acetylglucosamine 2-epimerase, protein MSNDAVRAMLVLGTRPEAIKLAPVVRAMTASSLFEPVVVTTGQHREMLHQMLDLFQVCERIELDVMRERQQLSTLTARLIDELGEVIREGRPDLVVVQGDTTTALAGALAAFYERVPVAHVEAGLRTGVPDNPFPEELNRRLVARVARWHFAPTAGAAAHLMAEGVSESAVFVTGNTVIDNLLWVLDQRVGHSHFTTDLRRVLLTLHRRENQGDAMRCMGTAVRRLADRGDVEILLPLHKSPAVREALLPELTGHRNIRVVEPLDYLDFSATLAACDLVLTDSGGIQEEAPTLGKPALILRTTTERPEAVAVGAAELVGTAPDAIVAAAADLLDDPAAYARMANAGNPFGDGHAAHRIIAQLAADFERTPADPLLMPLGV, encoded by the coding sequence ATGAGCAACGACGCAGTGCGCGCGATGCTCGTTCTCGGCACCCGGCCCGAAGCGATCAAACTGGCTCCGGTGGTCCGCGCCATGACCGCTTCCTCGCTGTTCGAGCCGGTCGTCGTGACCACCGGACAGCACCGCGAGATGCTGCACCAGATGCTGGACCTCTTCCAAGTGTGCGAGCGCATCGAGCTCGACGTGATGCGCGAGCGGCAGCAATTGTCCACCCTGACCGCCCGATTGATCGATGAACTCGGCGAGGTGATCCGCGAAGGGCGGCCCGATCTGGTTGTCGTGCAGGGCGACACGACGACGGCGCTGGCCGGTGCGCTGGCGGCGTTCTACGAGCGCGTTCCCGTCGCCCATGTGGAGGCGGGCCTGCGGACCGGCGTGCCGGACAATCCATTTCCGGAGGAACTCAACCGCAGGCTCGTCGCACGGGTGGCGCGCTGGCACTTCGCGCCCACTGCCGGAGCCGCCGCACATCTGATGGCCGAGGGGGTTTCGGAGTCCGCGGTGTTCGTCACCGGCAACACCGTCATCGACAACCTGTTGTGGGTACTCGACCAGCGCGTTGGACACAGTCATTTCACCACCGACCTGCGCCGCGTCCTGCTCACCCTGCACCGCAGGGAAAATCAGGGTGACGCCATGCGTTGCATGGGTACCGCGGTGCGGCGGCTCGCCGACCGGGGCGACGTCGAAATCCTGCTGCCCCTGCACAAGAGCCCGGCAGTCCGTGAAGCGTTGCTGCCCGAACTGACCGGCCACCGCAACATCCGGGTGGTGGAGCCGCTGGACTATCTCGACTTCTCCGCCACTCTCGCCGCCTGCGACCTGGTACTGACCGACTCGGGCGGTATCCAGGAGGAGGCGCCGACCCTGGGTAAACCCGCGCTGATCCTGCGCACGACTACCGAGCGGCCCGAGGCGGTGGCGGTCGGCGCGGCCGAGCTGGTCGGCACCGCGCCCGACGCCATCGTCGCCGCGGCGGCCGACCTGCTGGACGATCCGGCAGCGTACGCTCGAATGGCGAACGCGGGCAACCCTTTCGGCGACGGCCACGCCGCGCACCGCATCATCGCCCAGCTGGCCGCGGACTTC